Proteins encoded by one window of Xenopus tropicalis strain Nigerian chromosome 6, UCB_Xtro_10.0, whole genome shotgun sequence:
- the LOC105945488 gene encoding cell wall protein DAN4-like isoform X2, whose protein sequence is METASESPVVETTINLTEEPLTKPTIIARTEYPSSTPTTTSEPVTLTKAEPFTTTITQITSTSSTTELQPTTVATTTLQPATIATTTNTTAMSTAVILTPETTMASSTTLPAGTTETTVVHNQTTVNTPTVDTSTLTTESSTTITTTKPTTIVTTETSNSTAATTTKPATLAKSEPSTTAVTTVVSTDGTTESQPTTVATTTKPSTTLSTNATTTFQPTAIATTTNPTAATASTMIVVATGATVVPNQTTAGTLTSQKPNTSTKAPPMPPAPTGTPTKTVLRFTSSDPIGSAAAINALVQKICSTFLPKYQRGDITVTWGQSVTTVNCASVITAPQ, encoded by the exons atggaaacagcctcagaatctcctgTTGTGGAAACAACTATAAATTTGACAGAAGAACCTTTAACCAAACCTACTATAATTGCAAGAACTGAGTATCCCAGTTCCACACCAACAACCACATCAGAACCTGTAACACTGACAAAAGCAGAGCCCTTTACCACAACAATAACACAAATTACATCTACCAGTAGTACTACAGAATTACAGCCTACAACAGTGGCAACTACAACATTACAACCCGCAACAATTGCTACTACTACAAATACAACTGCAATGTCAACTGCAGTAATCTTAACGCCAGAAACCACAATGGCATCTTCCACAACACTTCCAGCAGGGACTACAGAGACAACCGTTGTACATAATCAAACTACTGTTAATACCCCGACCGTAGATACTTCTACA CTTACTACAGAGTCTTCAACTACCATAACAACAACTAAACCGACTACTATAGTGACAACTGAGACTTCCAATTCCACAGCAGCAACTACAACAAAACCCGCAACATTGGCAAAATCCGAGCCCTCTACTACAGCAGTTACAACAGTAGTATCTACCGATGGTACTACAGAATCCCAACCCACAACTGTGGCAACTACTACAAAACCATCAACAACATTATCTACCAATGCCACTACAACATTCCAGCCCACAGCAATTGCAACTACTACAAATCCAACAGCGGCAACGGCATCTACAATGATCGTGGTTGCTACGGGGGCTACTGTTGTACCCAACCAAACGACGGCGGGGACCCTGACCAGCCAGAAACCCAATACAAGTACAAAAGCCCCCCCGATGCCCCCAGCGCCAACAGGCACACCTACCA AAACTGTGCTGAGATTCACCAGCTCTGATCCTATTGGCTCTGCTGCCGCAATAAATGCGCTGGTGCAAAAG attTGTTCCACGTTTCTACCCAAATACCAGCGCGGCGACATCACCGTGACCTGGGGGCAAAGCGTCACGACGGTTAATTGTGCTTCTGTCATAACTGCCCCCCAGTGA
- the LOC105945488 gene encoding cell wall protein DAN4-like isoform X1, translating to METASESPVVETTINLTEEPLTKPTIIARTEYPSSTPTTTSEPVTLTKAEPFTTTITQITSTSSTTELQPTTVATTTLQPATIATTTNTTAMSTAVILTPETTMASSTTLPAGTTETTVVHNQTTVNTPTVDTSTVSTSATSVSEPTTMTIHNLQTTTPVSPLTTLTTPAITVPSTLTLATTELSTMATPPPSSSISYTTVSTTKPFTTSVSTVQINNISSTLQLTTESSTTITTTKPTTIVTTETSNSTAATTTKPATLAKSEPSTTAVTTVVSTDGTTESQPTTVATTTKPSTTLSTNATTTFQPTAIATTTNPTAATASTMIVVATGATVVPNQTTAGTLTSQKPNTSTKAPPMPPAPTGTPTKTVLRFTSSDPIGSAAAINALVQKICSTFLPKYQRGDITVTWGQSVTTVNCASVITAPQ from the exons atggaaacagcctcagaatctcctgTTGTGGAAACAACTATAAATTTGACAGAAGAACCTTTAACCAAACCTACTATAATTGCAAGAACTGAGTATCCCAGTTCCACACCAACAACCACATCAGAACCTGTAACACTGACAAAAGCAGAGCCCTTTACCACAACAATAACACAAATTACATCTACCAGTAGTACTACAGAATTACAGCCTACAACAGTGGCAACTACAACATTACAACCCGCAACAATTGCTACTACTACAAATACAACTGCAATGTCAACTGCAGTAATCTTAACGCCAGAAACCACAATGGCATCTTCCACAACACTTCCAGCAGGGACTACAGAGACAACCGTTGTACATAATCAAACTACTGTTAATACCCCGACCGTAGATACTTCTACAGTAAGTACATCTGCTACCTCCGTTTCAGAACCTACTACAATGACAATACATAACTTGCAAACTACAACACCAGTTAGCCCACTGACTACACTGACTACACCAGCTATTACTGTGCCCTCAACACTAACACTGGCTACTACAGAACTTTCTACAATGGCAACACCACCCCCTTCCTCCTCAATATCTTACACTACAGTGTCAACAACAAAGCCTTTTACTACATCGGTATCAACAGTACAGATTAATAATATCAGCTCCACATTGCAGCTTACTACAGAGTCTTCAACTACCATAACAACAACTAAACCGACTACTATAGTGACAACTGAGACTTCCAATTCCACAGCAGCAACTACAACAAAACCCGCAACATTGGCAAAATCCGAGCCCTCTACTACAGCAGTTACAACAGTAGTATCTACCGATGGTACTACAGAATCCCAACCCACAACTGTGGCAACTACTACAAAACCATCAACAACATTATCTACCAATGCCACTACAACATTCCAGCCCACAGCAATTGCAACTACTACAAATCCAACAGCGGCAACGGCATCTACAATGATCGTGGTTGCTACGGGGGCTACTGTTGTACCCAACCAAACGACGGCGGGGACCCTGACCAGCCAGAAACCCAATACAAGTACAAAAGCCCCCCCGATGCCCCCAGCGCCAACAGGCACACCTACCA AAACTGTGCTGAGATTCACCAGCTCTGATCCTATTGGCTCTGCTGCCGCAATAAATGCGCTGGTGCAAAAG attTGTTCCACGTTTCTACCCAAATACCAGCGCGGCGACATCACCGTGACCTGGGGGCAAAGCGTCACGACGGTTAATTGTGCTTCTGTCATAACTGCCCCCCAGTGA